The bacterium genome has a segment encoding these proteins:
- the rsfS gene encoding ribosome silencing factor, which translates to ANSQIHLKALVDELEDFLEKNSIRTYHVEGLRALKWVLVDTYTVIIHLFLPEVREYYDLESYWGDAEIYVMEG; encoded by the coding sequence TGCCAATAGCCAGATACACCTTAAAGCGCTCGTGGATGAGCTCGAGGATTTCCTCGAGAAAAATAGTATCAGAACCTATCATGTTGAGGGATTGCGTGCATTAAAATGGGTTCTTGTGGATACCTATACAGTGATAATACACCTGTTCCTACCTGAGGTAAGAGAATATTACGACCTCGAATCCTATTGGGGCGATGCTGAAATTTATGTTATGGAGGGGTAA